A DNA window from Camelina sativa cultivar DH55 chromosome 17, Cs, whole genome shotgun sequence contains the following coding sequences:
- the LOC104758498 gene encoding IAA-amino acid hydrolase ILR1-like 5, translated as MSGCKLVSFVLILHLLNSFLISCSSNELSQIPKNLLSLAKRDEFFDWMVGIRRTIHENPELGYEEVETSKLVRAELKKMGVSNYKYPVAVTGVIGYVGTGQAPFVALRADMDALPMQEMVEWEHMSKVPGKMHACGHDAHTTMLLGAAKLLKEHEDELQGTVVLVFQPAEEGGAGAKKIVEAGVLDNVEAIFGLHVSNLLGLGQLSSREGLLMAGSGRFEAKISGKGGHAALPQFAIDPVLAASNVIQSLQQLVSREADPLDSQVVTVAKFEGSDAFNVIPDFVTIGGTFRALSPKSFAQIKQRIEQVITTQASVSKCNATVDFLEDVFPPFPPTVNNKDLHPFYKSIAVDMLGAESFIETQPVMVSEDFAFYQEAIPGHFSFVGMQNKNHPPMPNPHSPYFEVNEEILPYGASLLASLATRYLLESSSLPNKSYMKDEL; from the exons ATGAGTGGCTGCAAActggtttcttttgttttgatactTCACTTACTCAATTCGTTTCTGATTTCATGTTCCTCCAATGAGTTATCTCAAATCCCAAAAAACCTGCTTAGTCTGGCTAAAAGAGATGAGTTTTTCGATTGGATGGTAGGAATTAGAAGGACAATCCATGAGAACCCAGAACTAGGTTACGAGGAAGTAGAGACATCTAAGCTTGTTAGAGCAGAACTGAAAAAGATGGGTGTGTCTAATTATAAGTATCCAGTTGCTGTAACTGGTGTTATCGGATATGTCGGAACTGGTCAAGCCCCTTTTGTTGCTTTAAGGGCTGATATGGATGCACTTCCTATGCAG GAAATGGTAGAATGGGAACACATGAGTAAGGTTCCAGGGAAGATGCACGCTTGTGGACATGACGCTCATACTACAATGCTCCTCGGTGCTGCAAAATTGCTCAAAGAACACGAAGACGAGCTACAG GGTACAGTGGTTCTTGTTTTCCAACCAGCGGAGGAAGGAGGAGCAGGTGCAAAGAAAATCGTGGAGGCTGGAGTATTAGATAATGTGGAAGCAATCTTTGGATTACATGTTTCGAATCTATTAGGGTTAGGTCAACTGAGCTCAAGAGAGGGTCTATTGATGGCTGGTAGTGGACGTTTCGAAGCTAAAATAAGCGGGAAAGGAGGTCATGCAGCTCTTCCTCAATTTGCCATAGATCCAGTTTTGGCTGCTTCAAATGTTATTCAAAGCTTACAACAACTCGTTTCGCGAGAGGCAGATCCTTTAGACTCGCag GTGGTTACAGTTGCTAAATTTGAAGGCAGTGATGCCTTTAATGTCATTCCTGACTTTGTTACTATCGGTGGCACATTCCGAGCCCTTTCACCTAAAAGTTTTGCGCAAATTAAGCAAAGAATTGAGCAG GTTATCACAACGCAAGCAAGCGTGAGCAAGTGCAATGCAACAGTTGACTTTCTTGAAGATGTGTTTCCTCCTTTCCCGCCGACTGTGAACAACAAAGATTTGCACCCTTTTTACAAGAGCATTGCAGTGGATATGTTAGGGGCTGAGAGTTTTATTGAGACACAACCAGTGATGGTATCAGAGGATTTCGCTTTCTACCAAGAAGCAATCCCGGGGCATTTTAGCTTTGTTGGAATGCAGAACAAAAATCATCCACCAATGCCGAATCCTCACTCTCCGTATTTTGAAGTTAATGAAGAAATACTCCCTTATGGTGCTTCCCTTCTTGCTTCCTTGGCCACAAGATATCTTCTTGAGTCTTCTTCATTGCCAAATAAGAGTTACATGAAAGATGAACTTTGA
- the LOC104758499 gene encoding probable LRR receptor-like serine/threonine-protein kinase At1g51880, with amino-acid sequence MEMMASNAVLLTFLCCVALINLANAQDQSGFISIDCGLQPENSSYTESSTGIKYVSDSSYTDTGTSNFVAPENRQNMMQSMWSVRSFPEGNRNCYTIAVNSSTKYLIRAAFMYGNYDSRNEIPGFDLHLGPNKWDTVELESPVQTLSKEIMYYVLTDTLQVCLVNTGNGTPFISVLELRPLRNSSYVAQSGSLQLFERLDYGSTTNLTVRYPNDVFDRIWFPSTPDGSKPLSDPSTSLTSNRTGSFRLPQVVMRTGIVPDVPRGSVDFGWIPDDPSLEFYFYLYFTELQEPDSRTLETREFLILLNGQAFGKPLSLNYFRTLVLFTSDPLTAESFQFSLRQTQNSSLPPLINAMETYFTNKLPQSSTEQKDLSAMRNIKSAYKVKKNWQGDVCVPQAYTWEGLNCSFNGTSVPRVIALNLSSAGLTGEIASDISRLSELQILDLSNNNLTGPVPAFLAQLQFLRVLHLANNQLSGPIPPSLMGRLESFSIHGNPSLCPTSACEEVSQNRSKKNKLPGFVILLVASLAGLLLLVIISSAIFFIFMRKKKQGRVINRTITASSNGPSLQRRDTGSMRPSLQRRETGFSAHPSLQRIESGMTDYEGNETAVDAFDLEMANRKFTYAEIVNITNGFERDQGKVGFGRNYLGQLDGKEVTVKLVSSLSSQGYKQLRAEVKHLFRIHHKNLITMLGYCNEGDKMAVIYEYMAKGNLKQHISENSTTVFSWEDRLGIAVDVAQGLEYLHTGCTPPIIHRNVKCTNVFLDGKFNAKLGGFGLSRAFDAAEGSHLNTAIAGTPGYVDPEYYTSNMLTEKSDVYSFGVVLLEIVTAKPAIIKNEERMHISQWVESLLSRDNIVEILDPSLCGDYDPNSAFKTVEIAVACVCRNSGERPGMSQVVTALKESLAVEVERKMHLPVVSTDSVEELALGFGSNPPPRLR; translated from the exons ATG GAGATGATGGCGTCCAACGCGGTGCTGCTTACGTTTCTTTGCTGTGTGGCTCTCATCAATCTTGCCAATGCTCAGGATCAATCAG GGTTCATTAGCATAGATTGCGGGTTACAACCAGAAAATTCCAGCTACACGGAGTCATCGACCGGTATAAAGTATGTTTCGGATTCGAGTTATACGGATACAGGAACCAGCAATTTCGTGGCGCCTGAGAATAGACAAAACATGATGCAGAGCATGTGGTCTGTTCGAAGTTTTCCAGAGGGAAACAGAAACTGTTACACTATTGCAGTCAATAGCAGCACCAAGTATTTGATCCGGGCGGCTTTTATGTACGGTAACTACGATTCGAGAAACGAGATACCGGGTTTCGATCTTCACTTGGGTCCAAACAAATGGGACACTGTTGAGTTGGAGTCTCCTGTGCAAACATTGTCCAAGGAGATCATGTATTATGTGTTGACAGATACATTACAAGTGTGTTTAGTGAATACAGGTAACGGTACGCCTTTTATATCGGTGTTGGAACTAAGACCGTTGCGGAATTCTTCTTACGTAGCTCAATCTGGATCACTCCAGCTCTTTGAAAGGTTGGATTATGGATCAACCACGAATTTAACGGTCAGGTATCCAAACGATGTTTTTGATCGGATATGGTTTCCTTCCACGCCAGATGGATCGAAGCCGTTAAGTGACCCGTCGACTTCTCTCACAAGCAACCGTACCGGTAGTTTCCGTCTTCCACAAGTTGTAATGAGAACTGGGATTGTACCTGATGTTCCAAGAGGGTCTGTAGATTTTGGATGGATTCCAGATGATCCCTCTCTTGAGTTTTACTTTTACTTGTATTTTACGGAACTTCAAGAACCGGATTCCAGAACCCTAGAAACAAGAgaattcttgattttgttgaacgGACAGGCTTTTGGGAAACCGCTTAGTCTTAACTACTTCCGGACCTTAGTCCTGTTCACTTCAGACCCTTTAACAGCAGAGAGCTTCCAGTTTTCTCTTCGTCAGACTCAGAATTCATCTCTTCCACCTCTGATCAATGCTATGGAGACTTACTTTACAAACAAACTTCCGCAATCATCAACCGAACAAAAAGACC TTTCGGCTATGAGGAATATTAAGTCTGCATATAAAGTCAAGAAAAACTGGCAAGGAGACGTGTGTGTGCCTCAAGCTTACACATGGGAAGGTCTGAATTGTAGCTTCAATGGCACAAGCGTGCCTAGAGTAATAGCTTT GAACTTGTCATCCGCCGGATTGACAGGAGAGATAGCCTCTGATATATCACGTCTTTCAGAGTTACAAATTCT GGACTTGTCTAATAACAATTTGACTGGACCAGTACCGGCTTTCTTAGCTCAACTTCAATTCCTGAGAGTCCT ACATTTGGCGAACAACCAGCTTAGTGGTCCTATACCACCTAGTCTCATGGGGAGACTAGAGTCGTTTAG TATCCATGGGAATCCAAGTCTTTGTCCTACAAGTGCGTGTGAAGAGGTCTCACAAAACAGATCAAAGAAGAATAAACTTCCTGGCTTTGTCATTCTATTAGTTGCATCACTTGCAGGGCTGCTTCTTCTTGTTATCATATCTTCAGCtatatttttcatcttcatgagaaagaagaaacaag GTCGAGTGATTAACAGGACAATTACAGCTTCTAGTAATGGACCGTCATTACAGAGGAGAGATACTGGTTCGATGCGTCCATCATTGCAGCGAAGAGAAACAGGTTTCTCAGCACATCCATCTTTACAGAGAATAGAGAGCGGAATGACAGACTACGAAGGGAATGAAACAGCGGTAGATGCGTTTGATTTGGAAATGGCAAATAGGAAGTTCACATACGCCGAGATTGTTAATATCACCAATGGTTTCGAGAGAGATCAAGGGAAGGTGGGATTTGGAAGAAACTACCTTGGTCAGTTAGATGGTAAAGAAGTGACTGTCAAGCTTGTTTCATCACTATCTTCTCAAGGCTACAAACAACTCAGAGCCGAG GTCAAACACCTTTTCAGAATTCATCATAAGAACCTTATAACCATGCTTGGTTATTGCAATGAAGGCGACAAAATGGCGGTTATATATGAGTACATGGCTAAAGGAAACTTGAAACAACATATCTCAG AGAACAGTACAACAGTTTTTAGCTGGGAAGATAGACTCGGGATCGCGGTTGATGTTGCACAAG GACTTGAGTATTTGCATACTGGCTGCACGCCACCGATAATTCATAGAAACGTCAAGTGTACAAATGTATTCTTAGATGGAAAGTTCAATGCGAAGTTAGGAGGTTTTGGCCTTTCGAGAGCGTTTGATGCAGCAGAAGGAAGTCATTTGAATACAGCTATCGCCGGGACTCCGGGATATGTTGACCCCGA GTATTACACATCAAACATGTTAACCGAGAAGAGCGATGTGTACAGTTTCGGTGTAGTTTTATTAGAGATTGTTACTGCAAAACCGGCGATCATAAAGAATGAGGAAAGGATGCATATAAGTCAATGGGTTGAGTCTTTGCTCTCTAGAGATAACATTGTAGAGATTCTTGACCCGAGTCTTTGCGGAGACTATGATCCAAACTCTGCATTCAAGACCGTGGAAATAGCCGTGGCTTGCGTTTGTCGAAATTCTGGCGAGAGACCCGGAATGAGTCAAGTGGTGACGGCTCTTAAAGAGAGTTTGGCTGTAGAAGTTGAGAGGAAAATGCATTTGCCGGTTGTATCAACAGATTCAGTTGAAGAGCTTGCACTTGGCTTTGGTTCCAATCCACCTCCTCGTTtgagataa
- the LOC104758500 gene encoding probable LRR receptor-like serine/threonine-protein kinase At1g51880 isoform X1 produces MLMAFSACFLLILLQLFSALFLSVAQEQSGFISLGCGSPRGKSFRERDTNITYISDADFINTGVARSIIQDYRKEYQQQTWNLRSFPEGTRNCYTLNLTIGDKYLIRASFLHGGYDEKPSTQFELHLGPNLWSTVSTTNETNAKVFEMIHLLTSDRLQVCLVKTGDSTPFISVLELRKLVNTTYLTQQGSLQLVVRADAGATTDKVYRYGKDVFDRVWAPYNFGKWSQISTNQTVNVNNDYQPPEVAMVTASVPTDPDQPMNISLPGEDRTVRFYVVMQFAEIQELSSNETREFNIMYNDRHIYGPFRPLNYTTTSVYTPFELAADANGLYIFSLQRTGNSTLPPILNAMEVYSISLLPQQETDRIQVDAVMNINSGYELNKIDWQGDPCAPRDYRWSGVNCSYIDNEQPKIISLNLSSSGLTGEISEFISDLTDLEVLDLSNNTLTGSVPEFLANMETLKIINLSGNELNGSIPATLLDKARRGSISLSIEGNTGLCSSSASCATTGKKKKNAVIAPVAASLVSLFLIGAGVVTFLNFKRKKRSKLGLNPNPDTGTTPLHSRSHHGFESPVIAKNRKLTYMDVLKMTNNFERVLGRGGFGVVYYGVLNNEPVAVKMLTESTALGYKQFKAEVELLLRVHHKDLTCLVGYCEEGDKMSLIYEFMANGDLKEHLTGKRGPSILTWEGRLRIAAESAQGLEYLHNGCKPQIVHRDIKTTNILLNEKFQAKLADFGLSRSFPLGTETHVSTVVAGTPGYLDPEYYRTNWLTEKSDVFSFGVVLLELVTNQPVIDMKRERSHIGEWVGLMLSRGDINSIVDPKLQGDFDPNTIWKVVETAMTCLNPSSSRRPTMTQVVMDLKECLTMEMARNMGSRMTDSTNDSSVEMSMNFTTELNPGAR; encoded by the exons ATGTTAATGGCGTTTTCTGCCTGCTTTCTCTTAATTCTTCTGCAACTCTTCTCAGCTTTATTTCTTAGTGTTGCTCAAGAACAGtcag gATTTATCAGTTTGGGTTGCGGTTCGCCGAGAGGAAAGAGCTTTCGTGAGAGAGATACAAACATTACTTACATTTCTGATGCGGATTTCATTAATACCGGTGTTGCTAGGAGCATCATACAAGACTACCGGAAGGAATACCAGCAACAAACATG GAACCTACGGAGTTTTCCAGAAG GCACAAGAAACTGTTATACCTTGAATCTAACCATAGGGGACAAATATCTAATCAGAGCCAGTTTCCTTCACGGCGGTTATGACGAAAAACCCTCAACGCAATTCGAGCTCCACCTTGGGCCTAACCTATGGTCAACAGTTTCAACCACAAACGAGACCAACGCAAAAGTCTTTGAGATGATTCATCTCTTGACCAGTGATCGTTTGCAAGTCTGTCTTGTCAAAACAGGAGACTCGACGCCTTTTATATCCGTTTTAGAGCTACGTAAACTCGTGAACACAACTTACTTGACTCAACAAGGGTCATTACAGCTCGTGGTCAGAGCAGACGCTGGCGCAACTACCGACAAAGTCTACAG gTACGGAAAAGATGTTTTTGATCGTGTCTGGGCTCCGTATAATTTCGGGAAATGGTCACAGATTAGTACAAATCAGACAGTGAATGTCAACAATGACTACCAACCACCAGAGGTCGCTATGGTTACAGCCTCTGTTCCAACAGACCCGGACCAACCTATGAACATTTCTCTACCTGGGGAGGACAGAACTGTGCGATTCTACGTTGTTATGCAATTTGCCGAGATTCAAGAGCTCAGTTCCAATGAAACAAGAGAGTTTAATATCATGTACAATGACAGGCATATCTATGGACCCTTTAGACCGCTTAATTACACAACTACTTCTGTATATACCCCTTTTGAACTTGCCGCGGATGCAAATGGACTATACATCTTCTCGCTTCAAAGAACCGGAAATTCGACATTACCTCCTATACTCAATGCCATGGAGGTTTATTCGATCAGCTTATTGCCGCAACAAGAAACTGATAGGATACAAG TTGATGCAGTAATGAACATAAACTCGGGTTACGAGTTAAACAAGATTGACTGGCAAGGAGATCCTTGCGCGCCGCGGGATTACAGGTGGTCTGGTGTTAATTGCAGTTATATTGACAATGAGCAACCAAAAATCATTTCTTT GAACCTTTCTTCAAGTGGATTGACAGGAGAGATTTCGGAGTTCATATCAGACCTTACCGATTTAGAAGTTCT TGACTTGTCTAACAATACTTTAACTGGTTCAGTCCCAGAGTTTCTAGCCAACATGGAAACCTTAAAAATCAT TAATCTATCAGGCAATGAGCTAAATGGCTCAATCCCTGCAACTCTCCTTGATAAAGCACGAAGAGGATCGATATCGTTAag cattgaagGAAATACTGGACTCTGTTCATCATCTGCTTCATGTGCTACCacgggaaagaagaagaaaaacgcGGTTATTGCACCTGTTGCAGCATCACTTGTTTCACTCTTCCTCATTGGAGCTGGAGTCGTTACTTTCCTTAActttaagaggaagaagagatccaAGCTTGGTTTAAATCCTAATCCAGATACCGGTACAACACCGTTACATTCGAGGTCTCACCACGGCTTTGAATCTCCCGTGATAGCGAAGAACCGGAAATTGACTTACATGGATGTTCTTAAGATGACAAACAACTTTGAGAGGGTTCTTGGTAGGGGAGGTTTTGGTGTGGTTTATTACGGCGTCTTGAATAACGAACCAGTTGCGGTTAAGATGCTCACTGAGTCCACTGCACTTGGTTACAAACAGTTTAAAGCCGAG gTTGAGTTGCTTCTTAGAGTTCATCACAAAGATCTCACATGTCTTGTTGGATATTGCGAAGAAGGCGATAAAATGTCTCTAATCTATGAGTTCATGGCTAACGGAGACTTGAAAGAGCACTTAACAG GGAAGCGTGGACCGTCGATACTAACTTGGGAAGGAAGGCTTCGTATAGCAGCGGAATCAGCACAAGGATTGGAATATTTGCACAATGGATGCAAACCCCAAATAGTTCACCGCGACATTAAGACAACTAACATCTTATTAAACGAGAAATTCCAAGCTAAGCTTGCGGATTTCGGCCTTTCACGGTCTTTCCCACTCGGAACTGAAACTCATGTCTCAACCGTAGTTGCTGGAACTCCCGGATATCTCGATCCCGA ATACTACAGAACTAATTGGCTGACAGAGAAAAGCGATGTGTTCAGCTTCGGTGTTGTTCTACTAGAGCTAGTAACAAACCAACCCGTGATAGACATGAAGAGGGAAAGATCACATATAGGTGAATGGGTAGGTTTGATGCTATCAAGAGGAGACATTAACAGCATTGTGGATCCTAAGCTTCAAGGAGACTTTGATCCAAACACGATATGGAAAGTTGTTGAGACCGCAATGACTTGCTTGAACCCGTCTTCTTCACGGAGACCGACGATGACTCAAGTAGTAATGGATCTGAAAGAATGTCTTACCATGGAGATGGCAAGAAACATGGGAAGCCGTATGACGGATTCAACTAATGATTCTTCAGTCGAGATGTCCATGAATTTCACAACAGAGCTTAATCCAGGAGCAAGATGA
- the LOC104758500 gene encoding probable LRR receptor-like serine/threonine-protein kinase At1g51880 isoform X2: MLMAFSACFLLILLQLFSALFLSVAQEQSGFISLGCGSPRGKSFRERDTNITYISDADFINTGVARSIIQDYRKEYQQQTWNLRSFPEGTRNCYTLNLTIGDKYLIRASFLHGGYDEKPSTQFELHLGPNLWSTVSTTNETNAKVFEMIHLLTSDRLQVCLVKTGDSTPFISVLELRKLVNTTYLTQQGSLQLVVRADAGATTDKVYRYGKDVFDRVWAPYNFGKWSQISTNQTVNVNNDYQPPEVAMVTASVPTDPDQPMNISLPGEDRTVRFYVVMQFAEIQELSSNETREFNIMYNDRHIYGPFRPLNYTTTSVYTPFELAADANGLYIFSLQRTGNSTLPPILNAMEVYSISLLPQQETDRIQVDAVMNINSGYELNKIDWQGDPCAPRDYRWSGVNCSYIDNEQPKIISLNLSSSGLTGEISEFISDLTDLEVLDLSNNTLTGSVPEFLANMETLKIINLSGNELNGSIPATLLDKARRGSISLSIEGNTGLCSSSASCATTGKKKKNAVIAPVAASLVSLFLIGAGVVTFLNFKRKKRSKLGLNPNPDTGTTPLHSRSHHGFESPVIAKNRKLTYMDVLKMTNNFERVLGRGGFGVVYYGVLNNEPVAVKMLTESTALGYKQFKAEVELLLRVHHKDLTCLVGYCEEGDKMSLIYEFMANGDLKEHLTGKRGPSILTWEGRLRIAAESAQGLEYLHNGCKPQIVHRDIKTTNILLNEKFQAKLADFGLSRSFPLGTETHVSTVVAGTPGYLDPEYYRTNWLTEKSDVFSFGVVLLELVTNQPVIDMKRERSHIGEWVGLMLSRGDINSIVDPKLQGDFDPNTIWKVVETAMTCLNPSSSRRPTMTQVVMDLKECLTMEMARNMGSRMTDSTNDSSVEMSMNFTTELNPGAR, encoded by the exons ATGTTAATGGCGTTTTCTGCCTGCTTTCTCTTAATTCTTCTGCAACTCTTCTCAGCTTTATTTCTTAGTGTTGCTCAAGAACAGtcag gATTTATCAGTTTGGGTTGCGGTTCGCCGAGAGGAAAGAGCTTTCGTGAGAGAGATACAAACATTACTTACATTTCTGATGCGGATTTCATTAATACCGGTGTTGCTAGGAGCATCATACAAGACTACCGGAAGGAATACCAGCAACAAACATG GAACCTACGGAGTTTTCCAGAAGGCACAAGAAACTGTTATACCTTGAATCTAACCATAGGGGACAAATATCTAATCCGAGCCAGTTTCCTTCACGGCGGTTATGACGAAAAACCCTCAACGCAATTCGAGCTCCACCTTGGGCCTAACCTATGGTCAACAGTTTCAACCACAAACGAGACCAACGCAAAAGTCTTTGAGATGATTCATCTCTTGACCAGTGATCGTTTGCAAGTCTGTCTTGTCAAAACAGGAGACTCGACGCCTTTTATATCCGTTTTAGAGCTACGTAAACTCGTGAACACAACTTACTTGACTCAACAAGGGTCATTACAGCTCGTGGTCAGAGCAGACGCTGGCGCAACTACCGACAAAGTCTACAG gTACGGAAAAGATGTTTTTGATCGTGTCTGGGCTCCGTATAATTTCGGGAAATGGTCACAGATTAGTACAAATCAGACAGTGAATGTCAACAATGACTACCAACCACCAGAGGTCGCTATGGTTACAGCCTCTGTTCCAACAGACCCGGACCAACCTATGAACATTTCTCTACCTGGGGAGGACAGAACTGTGCGATTCTACGTTGTTATGCAATTTGCCGAGATTCAAGAGCTCAGTTCCAATGAAACAAGAGAGTTTAATATCATGTACAATGACAGGCATATCTATGGACCCTTTAGACCGCTTAATTACACAACTACTTCTGTATATACCCCTTTTGAACTTGCCGCGGATGCAAATGGACTATACATCTTCTCGCTTCAAAGAACCGGAAATTCGACATTACCTCCTATACTCAATGCCATGGAGGTTTATTCGATCAGCTTATTGCCGCAACAAGAAACTGATAGGATACAAG TTGATGCAGTAATGAACATAAACTCGGGTTACGAGTTAAACAAGATTGACTGGCAAGGAGATCCTTGCGCGCCGCGGGATTACAGGTGGTCTGGTGTTAATTGCAGTTATATTGACAATGAGCAACCAAAAATCATTTCTTT GAACCTTTCTTCAAGTGGATTGACAGGAGAGATTTCGGAGTTCATATCAGACCTTACCGATTTAGAAGTTCT TGACTTGTCTAACAATACTTTAACTGGTTCAGTCCCAGAGTTTCTAGCCAACATGGAAACCTTAAAAATCAT TAATCTATCAGGCAATGAGCTAAATGGCTCAATCCCTGCAACTCTCCTTGATAAAGCACGAAGAGGATCGATATCGTTAag cattgaagGAAATACTGGACTCTGTTCATCATCTGCTTCATGTGCTACCacgggaaagaagaagaaaaacgcGGTTATTGCACCTGTTGCAGCATCACTTGTTTCACTCTTCCTCATTGGAGCTGGAGTCGTTACTTTCCTTAActttaagaggaagaagagatccaAGCTTGGTTTAAATCCTAATCCAGATACCGGTACAACACCGTTACATTCGAGGTCTCACCACGGCTTTGAATCTCCCGTGATAGCGAAGAACCGGAAATTGACTTACATGGATGTTCTTAAGATGACAAACAACTTTGAGAGGGTTCTTGGTAGGGGAGGTTTTGGTGTGGTTTATTACGGCGTCTTGAATAACGAACCAGTTGCGGTTAAGATGCTCACTGAGTCCACTGCACTTGGTTACAAACAGTTTAAAGCCGAG gTTGAGTTGCTTCTTAGAGTTCATCACAAAGATCTCACATGTCTTGTTGGATATTGCGAAGAAGGCGATAAAATGTCTCTAATCTATGAGTTCATGGCTAACGGAGACTTGAAAGAGCACTTAACAG GGAAGCGTGGACCGTCGATACTAACTTGGGAAGGAAGGCTTCGTATAGCAGCGGAATCAGCACAAGGATTGGAATATTTGCACAATGGATGCAAACCCCAAATAGTTCACCGCGACATTAAGACAACTAACATCTTATTAAACGAGAAATTCCAAGCTAAGCTTGCGGATTTCGGCCTTTCACGGTCTTTCCCACTCGGAACTGAAACTCATGTCTCAACCGTAGTTGCTGGAACTCCCGGATATCTCGATCCCGA ATACTACAGAACTAATTGGCTGACAGAGAAAAGCGATGTGTTCAGCTTCGGTGTTGTTCTACTAGAGCTAGTAACAAACCAACCCGTGATAGACATGAAGAGGGAAAGATCACATATAGGTGAATGGGTAGGTTTGATGCTATCAAGAGGAGACATTAACAGCATTGTGGATCCTAAGCTTCAAGGAGACTTTGATCCAAACACGATATGGAAAGTTGTTGAGACCGCAATGACTTGCTTGAACCCGTCTTCTTCACGGAGACCGACGATGACTCAAGTAGTAATGGATCTGAAAGAATGTCTTACCATGGAGATGGCAAGAAACATGGGAAGCCGTATGACGGATTCAACTAATGATTCTTCAGTCGAGATGTCCATGAATTTCACAACAGAGCTTAATCCAGGAGCAAGATGA